From the Lepidochelys kempii isolate rLepKem1 chromosome 2, rLepKem1.hap2, whole genome shotgun sequence genome, one window contains:
- the LOC140907614 gene encoding guanine nucleotide-binding protein G(I)/G(S)/G(O) subunit gamma-11, which produces MPAINIEDLSEKDKLKMEVEQLRKEVKLERQPVSKCSEDIKNYIEERSGEDPLVKGIPEDRNPFKEKGGCVIA; this is translated from the exons ATGCCGGCGATCAATATAGAGGATTTGAGCGAAAAGGATAAACTGAAAATGGAAGTTGAGCAGCTCCGGAAAGAAGTGAAGTTGGAAAGACAACCG GTGTCCAAATGTTCTGAAGATATAAAGAACTACATTGAAGAAAGATCTGGAGAGGATCCTTTGGTCAAGGGTATTCCTGAAGATAGGAATCCCTTTAAAGAGAAAGGAGGCTGCGTCATTGCATGA